A window of the Gossypium hirsutum isolate 1008001.06 chromosome A05, Gossypium_hirsutum_v2.1, whole genome shotgun sequence genome harbors these coding sequences:
- the LOC107900976 gene encoding uncharacterized protein isoform X1, with amino-acid sequence MERSEPALAPEWLRSTGTVTGGGNSAHHFTSSSSNSDVSSLLHHGRHRNSRNISDFHSPRSAFLDRTCSLNSGRSSGNVSAKHAYSSFSRSHRDKDRERDKERTSFGDHWDRYCSDPLESILTSRVEKLGGISTSRVEIDTLRRSHSMLYRKQIEPLPRRMVVDSRDNGNSNHNSSNGLHSGGTIGSSIPKAVFEKDFPSLGSEERLGVPEMVRVSSPGLSSASQSLPVGNSALIDGEGWTSALAEVPSVVGSSSTGALSASQAASISGSGASSISSSLNMAEALAQAPSRTRTPPMLSVNTQRREELAIKQSRQLIPVTPSMPKGSVLNSADKSKAKPAARISETNVAVKSGPQPQPLTHQGNQSPHGGHVKSDMPKTSGKLLVLKPGWENGVSSPTQKDIASSTTITNNRVTTSQHAVAPIKSAPARNSNSPKLSSGELKAASINPIAGFTVEKRPSLAQTQSRNDFFNLLKKKASTNTSAGLSDPDPHISTSTTEKSEVTKEVDAASATAHADENGTAAASNGDTCSDDGEKNMSATAMVYPDEEEAAFLRSLGWEENTGEDEGLTEEEINAFYQEYMKLRPSLKVCRGMQPKLSQSFANNLDGASELSSSDSGSET; translated from the exons ATGGAAAGAAGTGAACCTGCATTAGCTCCAGAATGGCTGAGAAGTACTGGCACTGTTACTGGGGGTGGCAATTCAGCCCACCACTTTACTTCCTCTTCTTCTAACTCAG ATGTTTCTTCTTTGCTGCATCATGGGAGACATAGAAATTCTAGGAATATAAGTGATTTCCATTCCCCTCGTTCAGCATTTTTGGATCGGACTTGTTCGTTGAATTCAGGGAGGAGTTCTGGAAATGTTTCTGCAAAACATGCTTACAGTAGCTTTAGTAGGAGTCACCGTGATAAGGATCGAGAAAGGGATAAAGAGAGGACAAGCTTTGGGGACCATTGGGACCGTTATTGTTCGGACCCTTTAGAAAGTATCTTGACCAGTAGGGTTGAGAAATTAGGAGGTATCTCGACCAGTAGGGTAGAGATAGATACATTGCGTCGTTCTCATTCTATGCTCTACAGGAAACAGATTGAGCCTTTGCCACGAAGGATGGTAGTGGACTCTAGAGATAATGGTAACAGTAACCATAACAGTAGCAATGGTCTGCATTCTGGGGGTACTATCGGGAGTAGCATCCCCAAGGCTGTGTTTGAGAAAGATTTTCCTTCACTTGGAAGTGAAGAGAGGCTAGGGGTTCCTGAGATGGTTAGAGTTTCCTCTCCTGGTTTGAGCTCAGCTTCTCAGAGTTTGCCTGTTGGTAATTCAGCTTTGATTGATGGAGAAGGATGGACATCAGCTTTGGCAGAAGTGCCCAGTGTAGTTGGAAGTAGTAGCACAGGTGCCTTGTCTGCCTCACAAGCTGCTTCCATCTCAGGTTCTGGGGCTTCAAGCATCTCATCTAGTCTTAATATGGCTGAAGCATTAGCACAGGCTCCTTCACGAACCCGTACTCCTCCCATG ttaTCTGTTAACACTCAAAGGCGTGAGGAACTGGCTATTAAGCAATCAAGGCAACTAATACCAGTGACGCCTTCTATGCCTAAGGGTTCT GTTCTAAATTCAGCAGATAAATCAAAAGCCAAACCTGCAGCCAGAATAAGTGAGACAAATGTAGCTGTCAAGAGTGGACCGCAGCCACAGCCTTTGACTCATCAAGGTAATCAGTCTCCTCATGGTGGACATGTCAAGTCCGATATGCCAAAGACATCTGGGAAGCTTTTGGTTCTCAAACCAGGATGGGAGAATGGGGTCTCGTCTCCTACTCAAAAAGATATTGCTAGTTCAACAACAATCACAAACAACAGGGTTACTACTAGCCAACATGCTGTTGCTCCTATTAAATCTGCTCCTGCAAGAAACTCAAACAGCCCAAAGCTTTCTTCTGGGGAACTCAAGGCAGCTTCCATTAATCCAATAGCTGGGTTCACTGTGGAAAAGAGACCTTCTTTGGCTCAAACCCAGAGccgaaatgatttttttaatctcCTGAAGAAGAAGGCCTCAACAAACACTTCTGCTGGTCTTTCAGATCCGGATCCTCATATTTCAACTTCCACTACAGAGAAATCTGAAGTTACAAAGGAAGTAGACGCGGCTTCTGCAACTGCTCATGCTGATGAGAATGGTACTGCAGCTGCTAGCAATGGTGACACCTGTTCTGATGATGGGGAAAAGAACATGAGTGCTACTGCTATGGTTTATCCTGATGAGGAAGAGGCTGCATTCCTTCGTTCTCTTGGTTGGGAAGAAAATACTGGTGAGGATGAAGGGCTTACGGAAGAGGAGATTAATGCTTTTTATCAGGAG TACATGAAACTGAGGCCATCTCTGAAAGTTTGCCGTGGCATGCaaccaaagctatctcaatctttTGCAAATAATTTGGATGGAGCTTCTGAATTGAGTTCATCCGACTCAGGGTCTGAAACTTGA
- the LOC121229045 gene encoding uncharacterized protein, whose amino-acid sequence MAKVSKVHKSDSQHKRVPYPLPSHPKRAGKGSRKKRCSKASEKKDWEAAKCSVCLEFPHNAVLLLCSSYDKGCRPYMCATSKRFSNCLEQYKKAYTKVTSADSMDNSSLTSGVEQPTEKMEVPELLCPLCRGQVKGWTVVEPVRKYLNREKRSCMQDKCSFVGTYKELKKHVRTKHPLARPRAVDPVREEKWKKLENERERNDVISTIMSSTPGAMVLGDYVIDPGYHDIYADEYGSDDSFDDPFDDGFIHLDSSIRLRGRFLDYDLFDDDDFGMHPPYRPVSPVTHTWPARFLGSMGLRRIPRVRGRNGNQ is encoded by the coding sequence ATGGCAAAAGTTAGCAAAGTGCATAAGTCCGATTCTCAGCATAAAAGAGTGCCTTATCCATTGCCCTCTCATCCTAAGAGGGCTGGAAAAGGTTCCAGAAAGAAGAGATGTTCCAAAGCTTCGGAGAAGAAAGATTGGGAAGCTGCAAAATGTTCCGTTTGTCTGGAGTTCCCACACAATGCCGTTCTCCTTCTTTGTTCCTCTTACGATAAGGGTTGCCGCCCTTACATGTGTGCGACTAGCAAGCGGTTTTCCAATTGTCTTGAGCAATACAAGAAAGCCTACACTAAAGTAACATCAGCTGACTCAATGGATAATTCAAGTCTTACTTCAGGTGTGGAGCAGCCCACTGAAAAGATGGAAGTGCCAGAGCTTCTATGCCCGCTCTGCCGAGGACAAGTTAAGGGCTGGACAGTGGTAGAACCTGTACGGAAATATCTAAATCGGGAAAAAAGGTCATGTATGCAAGACAAGTGCTCGTTTGTTGGAACTTACAAAGAGCTTAAGAAACATGTTAGGACAAAGCACCCACTGGCACGACCTCGAGCAGTAGATCCTGTACgtgaagaaaaatggaaaaagcTTGAAAACGAGAGAGAGCGAAATGATGTGATCAGTACAATTATGTCATCAACACCAGGAGCAATGGTGTTGGGTGATTATGTGATTGATCCGGGCTATCATGATATCTATGCGGATGAATATGGTTCAGATGATTCTTTTGATGACCCTTTCGATGATGGCTTTATTCATCTAGATTCATCCATTCGCTTGCGTGGTAGATTCTTGGATTATGATCTATTTGATGATGATGACTTTGGGATGCACCCTCCTTACCGTCCTGTTTCCCCAGTAACCCACACTTGGCCTGCTCGCTTTTTGGGGTCAATGGGACTAAGGCGAATCCCGAGGGTCCGAGGACGTAATGGAAACCAATAA
- the LOC121203103 gene encoding uncharacterized protein has product MSKKASNCAICDNSNRASICAVCVNYRLNEYNSLLISLKSRRDFFYSKLTEVLAAKGKTDDQLNWKIRQNEKLTYLKEKLRLSKEQLAQGKAKIERASHDLKFNYGVLDSARAALEKNRVEQIKKYYPNLICTQSLGHMAITSERLHKQSVVIKQICKLFPQRRVSKFRGGRKDGSSGQYDLICNARLPRGLDPHSVPSEELAASLGYMVQLLNLVVRNLAVPALHNSGFAGSCSRIWQRDSYWDACPSSRSNEYPLFIPRQNYCSASGDNSWTDRSSSNFGVASMESDKRFRLDSSGSSSFNCSSGSPHTAETHKDLQKGISLLKKSVACITAYCYNSLCLDVPTEASTFEAFSKLLATLSSTKEVQSVFSVKMACSRSSKQVQQLNKSVWNVNSAMSSSTLLESAHTLPLTKNFSDSNLRSSAASFLFATEMSDTRKNENSIDEWDLVEHPTFPPPQSETEDVKHWTRAMFIDATKR; this is encoded by the exons ATGTCCAAAAAAGCCAGCAACTGCGCAATTTGCGACAATTCAAATCGCGCTTCCATTTGCGCAGTTTGTGTTAATTACag ATTAAATGAATATAATTCTTTGTTAATATCGTTGAAAAGCCGtcgtgattttttttattcaaaattaaccgaAGTGCTTGCCGCAAAG GGGAAAACTGATGATCAGCTGAATTGGAAAATTCGTCAAAACGAGAAGCTAACTTACTTGAAAGAGAAGCTTCGTCTTAGTAAAGAACAATTAGCTCAAG GGAAAGCTAAGATTGAAAGGGCGTCTCATGACTTAAAGTTTAATTACGGAGTGCTTGATTCTGCTCGAGCTGCA TTGGAAAAGAATCGTGTGGAACAGATCAAAAAGTACTATCCGAACCTTATTTGCACGCAAAGCTTGGGCCAT ATGGCAATTACCTCGGAACGTCTTCATAAGCAGTCTGTGGTCATAAAACAGATATGCAAATTGTTTCCCCAACGTCGGGTAA GTAAATTTAGAGGGGGAAGAAAAGATGGATCCAGTGGTCAGTATGATCTTATTTGCAATGCTCGCTTACCAAGAGGGCTTGATCCCCATTCTGTTCCATCAGAGGAGCTCGCTGCCTCGTTAGG ATACATGGTGCAACTTCTGAATCTTGTTGTTCGTAACTTGGCTGTTCCTGCACTTCATAACTCAGGTTTTGCG GGGTCTTGCTCACGAATATGGCAACGAGATTCTTATTGGGATGCATGCCCGTCTTCTCGAAG CAATGAGTATCCACTTTTTATACCTCGCCAAAATTATTGCTCTGCTAGTGGGGATAATTCATGGACAGATAGAAGCTCTAGTAATTTTGGTGTTGCTTCAATGGAATCTGATAAAAGATTCCGTCTGGATTCATCTGGAAGTAGTAGCTTCAATTGTTCTTCTGGTTCTCCCCACACTGCTGAAACACATAAGGACTTGCAGAAAGGGATATCTCTTCTGAAGAAAAGTGTGGCATGCATTACCGCTTACTGCTACAACTCACTCTGTTTAGATGTTCCTACTGAGGCATCTACTTTTGAAGCATTTTCTAAATTACTGGCCACACTATCTTCAACCAAGGAAGTTCAATCTGTTTTTTCGGTGAAGATGGCTTGTTCAAG GTCAAGCAAGCAAGTCCAGCAACTTAACAAATCTGTATGGAATGTGAATTCTGCCATGTCATCGAGCACGTTACTGGAGAGTGCACACACGCTTCCTTTGACG AAAAACTTCTCTGATAGCAACCTTCGTAGTTCGGCTGCCAGTTTTCTTTTTGCTACTGAGATGTCTGATACTAGGAAGAATGAAAACTCAATTGATGAATGGGATCTTGTGGAGCATCCAACATTTCCCCCTCCACAATCAGAAACTGAGGATGTCAAGCATTGGACTCGAGCCATGTTTATTGATGCTACAAAGCGATGA
- the LOC107900976 gene encoding uncharacterized protein isoform X2, which yields MERSEPALAPEWLRSTGTVTGGGNSAHHFTSSSSNSDVSSLLHHGRHRNSRNISDFHSPRSAFLDRTCSLNSGRSSGNVSAKHAYSSFSRSHRDKDRERDKERTSFGDHWDRYCSDPLESILTSRVEKLGGISTSRVEIDTLRRSHSMLYRKQIEPLPRRMVVDSRDNGNSNHNSSNGLHSGGTIGSSIPKAVFEKDFPSLGSEERLGVPEMVRVSSPGLSSASQSLPVGNSALIDGEGWTSALAEVPSVVGSSSTGALSASQAASISGSGASSISSSLNMAEALAQAPSRTRTPPMVLNSADKSKAKPAARISETNVAVKSGPQPQPLTHQGNQSPHGGHVKSDMPKTSGKLLVLKPGWENGVSSPTQKDIASSTTITNNRVTTSQHAVAPIKSAPARNSNSPKLSSGELKAASINPIAGFTVEKRPSLAQTQSRNDFFNLLKKKASTNTSAGLSDPDPHISTSTTEKSEVTKEVDAASATAHADENGTAAASNGDTCSDDGEKNMSATAMVYPDEEEAAFLRSLGWEENTGEDEGLTEEEINAFYQEYMKLRPSLKVCRGMQPKLSQSFANNLDGASELSSSDSGSET from the exons ATGGAAAGAAGTGAACCTGCATTAGCTCCAGAATGGCTGAGAAGTACTGGCACTGTTACTGGGGGTGGCAATTCAGCCCACCACTTTACTTCCTCTTCTTCTAACTCAG ATGTTTCTTCTTTGCTGCATCATGGGAGACATAGAAATTCTAGGAATATAAGTGATTTCCATTCCCCTCGTTCAGCATTTTTGGATCGGACTTGTTCGTTGAATTCAGGGAGGAGTTCTGGAAATGTTTCTGCAAAACATGCTTACAGTAGCTTTAGTAGGAGTCACCGTGATAAGGATCGAGAAAGGGATAAAGAGAGGACAAGCTTTGGGGACCATTGGGACCGTTATTGTTCGGACCCTTTAGAAAGTATCTTGACCAGTAGGGTTGAGAAATTAGGAGGTATCTCGACCAGTAGGGTAGAGATAGATACATTGCGTCGTTCTCATTCTATGCTCTACAGGAAACAGATTGAGCCTTTGCCACGAAGGATGGTAGTGGACTCTAGAGATAATGGTAACAGTAACCATAACAGTAGCAATGGTCTGCATTCTGGGGGTACTATCGGGAGTAGCATCCCCAAGGCTGTGTTTGAGAAAGATTTTCCTTCACTTGGAAGTGAAGAGAGGCTAGGGGTTCCTGAGATGGTTAGAGTTTCCTCTCCTGGTTTGAGCTCAGCTTCTCAGAGTTTGCCTGTTGGTAATTCAGCTTTGATTGATGGAGAAGGATGGACATCAGCTTTGGCAGAAGTGCCCAGTGTAGTTGGAAGTAGTAGCACAGGTGCCTTGTCTGCCTCACAAGCTGCTTCCATCTCAGGTTCTGGGGCTTCAAGCATCTCATCTAGTCTTAATATGGCTGAAGCATTAGCACAGGCTCCTTCACGAACCCGTACTCCTCCCATG GTTCTAAATTCAGCAGATAAATCAAAAGCCAAACCTGCAGCCAGAATAAGTGAGACAAATGTAGCTGTCAAGAGTGGACCGCAGCCACAGCCTTTGACTCATCAAGGTAATCAGTCTCCTCATGGTGGACATGTCAAGTCCGATATGCCAAAGACATCTGGGAAGCTTTTGGTTCTCAAACCAGGATGGGAGAATGGGGTCTCGTCTCCTACTCAAAAAGATATTGCTAGTTCAACAACAATCACAAACAACAGGGTTACTACTAGCCAACATGCTGTTGCTCCTATTAAATCTGCTCCTGCAAGAAACTCAAACAGCCCAAAGCTTTCTTCTGGGGAACTCAAGGCAGCTTCCATTAATCCAATAGCTGGGTTCACTGTGGAAAAGAGACCTTCTTTGGCTCAAACCCAGAGccgaaatgatttttttaatctcCTGAAGAAGAAGGCCTCAACAAACACTTCTGCTGGTCTTTCAGATCCGGATCCTCATATTTCAACTTCCACTACAGAGAAATCTGAAGTTACAAAGGAAGTAGACGCGGCTTCTGCAACTGCTCATGCTGATGAGAATGGTACTGCAGCTGCTAGCAATGGTGACACCTGTTCTGATGATGGGGAAAAGAACATGAGTGCTACTGCTATGGTTTATCCTGATGAGGAAGAGGCTGCATTCCTTCGTTCTCTTGGTTGGGAAGAAAATACTGGTGAGGATGAAGGGCTTACGGAAGAGGAGATTAATGCTTTTTATCAGGAG TACATGAAACTGAGGCCATCTCTGAAAGTTTGCCGTGGCATGCaaccaaagctatctcaatctttTGCAAATAATTTGGATGGAGCTTCTGAATTGAGTTCATCCGACTCAGGGTCTGAAACTTGA
- the LOC121229046 gene encoding phosphatidylinositol 4-phosphate 5-kinase 1: MHEAALNEQSDVVSNAKKKKSDDEKDHLVVAVTTPMSHNHRSRRVTPTTAATIGAAVEKVLPNGDIYTGSFSGSAPHGSGKYLWKDGCMYEGEWRRGKASGKGKFSWPSGACYEGDFKSGRMEGIGTFIGSDDDTYRGSWISNRKHGQGRKRYANGDYYEGSWKKDLQDGYGRYVWCNGIEYIGEWKNGVISGRGTLIWANKNRYDGQWENGVPKGNGVFSWPDGSRYIGAWNDDTMKKVQQLNETFSNGNDGKEHCDGRGSLGERNINFPRICIWESDGEEGDITCDIVDNVEASMIYRDGFRDFRRNPCCFSEEIKKPGQMIYKGHKHYDLMLNLQLGIRYSVGKHASMLQDLKPSDFDPKEKFWTKFPSEGSKLTPPHQSIEFRWKDYCPVVFRHLRELFQIDPADYMLAICGNDALREFSSPGKSGSFFYLTQDDRFMIKTVKKSEVKVLIKMLPSYYQHVCRYENSLVTKFYGVHCVKPVGGQKTRFIVMGNLFCSEYRIHRRFDLKGSSHGRSTDKPEEEIDETTTLKDLDLNFVFRLQRNWFEELMKQIDRDCEFLEAERIMDYSLLVGLHFRDDNRGDKMGLSPFLLRTGKNDSYQNEKYMRGCRFLEAELQDMDRVLAGRKPLIRLGANMPARAEQMARRSDFDQYTHGGVGHFSHSGDVYEVVLYFGIIDILQDYDISKKLEHAYKSLQVDPTSISAVDPKLYSKRFRDFIGRIFVEDR; this comes from the exons ATGCACGAAGCAGCGTTAAATGAGCAGAGCGACGTCGTTTCAAACGCCAAGAAGAAGAAATCCGACGACGAGAAAGACCACCTCGTGGTTGCTGTTACTACTCCCATGTCTCACAATCATCGGAGCCGGCGCGTGACTCCCACGACTGCTGCTACCATCGGGGCTGCCGTCGAGAAAGTCCTCCCCAACGGCGATATTTACACCGGTAGCTTCTCCGGTAGCGCGCCTCATGGATCGGGGAAGTACCTGTGGAAAGATGGGTGCATGTATGAAGGCGAGTGGCGGCGCGGGAAAGCTTCAGGGAAAGGGAAGTTCTCGTGGCCGTCAGGAGCCTGTTATGAAGGGGATTTCAAGTCGGGTCGGATGGAAGGAATCGGGACGTTTATCGGATCCGATGACGACACGTACCGGGGCTCGTGGATCTCTAATCGTAAACATGGGCAGGGCCGTAAACGTTATGCCAATGGGGATTACTATGAAGGATCGTGGAAGAAAGACCTACAAGACGGATACGGCCGCTATGTTTGGTGCAACGGGATCGAATACATCGGGGAATGGAAGAACGGCGTTATTTCCGGTCGTGGAACCTTGATATGGGCGAACAAAAACCGTTACGACGGGCAATGGGAAAACGGAGTCCCCAAAGGGAACGGAGTTTTCTCTTGGCCGGACGGCAGTCGTTATATCGGAGCTTGGAACGATGATACCATGAAGAAAGTTCAACAGTTAAACGAAACATTTTCTAACGGGAACGACGGGAAAGAGCATTGTGATGGGAGGGGAAGCTTAGGGGAAAGAAACATAAATTTCCCGAGGATTTGCATATGGGAAAGTGATGGTGAAGAAGGAGATATTACCTGTGATATAGTCGATAATGTTGAAGCTTCGATGATTTACAGAGATGGGTTTAGGGACTTTAGAAGAAACCCTTGTTGTTTTAGTGAGGAAATAAAGAAACCAGGACAAATGATTTACAAAGGCCATAAGCATTATGATTTAATGCTTAATTTGCAATTGGGTATCAG GTATTCTGTTGGGAAACATGCTTCGATGTTGCAGGATTTAAAGCCATCAGATTTTGATCCGAAAGAGAAGTTCTGGACGAAGTTTCCGTCTGAAGGATCAAAGCTTACACCGCCTCATCAGTCCATCGAGTTCCGATGGAAGGATTATTGCCCGGTGGTGTTTCG ACATTTGAGGGAGCTATTCCAAATCGATCCTGCTGATTACATGCTAGCTATTTGTGGCAATGATGCGCTTAGAGAGTTTTCTTCTCCGGGGAAGAGTGGAAGCTTCTTTTACCTTACTCAAGATGATCGATTCATGATAAAAACAGTAAAGAAATCTGAAGTCAAG GTCCTTATAAAGATGCTTCCAAGTTATTACCAACATGTTTGTCGGTATGAAAATTCTCTTGTGACAAAATTTTACGGCGTGCACTGTGTCAAACCAGTTGGTGGCCAAAAG ACCCGGTTCATTGTGATGGGTAATTTGTTCTGCTCTGAGTACCGAATCCATAGACGGTTTGACCTTAAAGGATCCTCCCACGGCCGCTCAACTGATAAGCCAGAAGAGGAAATTGATGAAACGACAACCCTTAAAGACCTGGATCTCAATTTTGTGTTTCGTCTCCAAAGAAATTGGTTTGAGGAGCTTATGAA GCAAATCGATCGAGATTGTGAGTTCTTGGAGGCTGAGAGAATTATGGATTACAGTCTTTTGGTTGGACTACACTTTCGTGATGATAATAGAGGTGATAAAATGGGATTATCGCCATTTCTCTTGCGCACTG GTAAAAATGATTCCTATCAAAATGAAAAGTATATGCGCGGCTGTAGATTCCTTGAAGCAGAGCTACAAGACATGGATCGGGTTTTAGCTGGCAG GAAACCACTGATTAGACTAGGAGCAAACATGCCGGCAAGAGCAGAGCAAATGGCTAGAAGAAGTGACTTTGATCAGTATACTCACGGTGGAGTCGGTCACTTTTCACATAGTGGTGATGTTTACGAAGTAGTCTTATACTTTGGCATCATCGATATCTTGCAAGATTACGATATCAGCAAGAAATTAGAGCATGCATACAAATCCCTTCAAGTGGATCCTACTTCAATATCAGCTGTTGATCCAAAACTCTACTCAAAGAGGTTTCGGGATTTTATCGGGAGAATTTTTGTGGAAGACAGGTAG